A region from the Parasphingopyxis sp. CP4 genome encodes:
- the rnd gene encoding ribonuclease D: MQIHPLITDSDALADLCARLSAGDFVAVDTEFMRESTYWPDLCLIQIGNAEEAAAVDPKADDIDLAPLLDMLVDNEDVLKVFHAGGQDVEIVYNLTNKTPHPIFDTQIAAMALGLGEQIGYSNLVDALLGHSLDKGARFTDWARRPLDKRQLDYAIGDVTHLAELFPKMLDRLRETGRGAWINAEMERLADPANYANEPSDSWKRVRIQSRKADVLGRLKAIAAWRECEAQDKNLPRGRLLRDEALADIASHPPKNQKALAKIRGLPSSWASNDIGARLMQVVQHAEPLPEDELPSRRNRKPGLGKEGALVADLLKLLLKIRSREIGVASRLIAKADELEQLAAGVREDIRLLDGWRFEEFGRDALDLVEGRVAFAVRDGKLKVTHTEEEDAE, encoded by the coding sequence ATGCAGATCCACCCGCTGATTACCGATAGCGATGCGCTTGCTGATCTTTGCGCACGGCTGTCCGCCGGAGACTTTGTCGCGGTCGATACTGAGTTTATGCGCGAAAGCACCTATTGGCCGGACTTGTGCCTGATCCAGATCGGAAATGCCGAGGAAGCAGCGGCCGTCGACCCCAAGGCCGATGATATCGATCTGGCGCCGCTTCTCGATATGCTGGTCGACAATGAAGATGTCCTCAAGGTTTTTCATGCCGGCGGGCAGGATGTGGAGATCGTCTACAATCTCACCAACAAGACACCGCACCCGATCTTCGATACCCAGATCGCCGCCATGGCGCTCGGGTTGGGAGAACAGATTGGTTATTCGAACCTGGTCGATGCATTGCTCGGCCATAGCCTCGATAAGGGCGCGCGCTTTACCGATTGGGCGCGCCGACCGCTCGATAAACGCCAGCTCGATTACGCGATTGGCGACGTCACTCATTTGGCAGAATTGTTTCCCAAGATGCTCGATCGCCTGAGAGAAACTGGGCGCGGTGCATGGATCAATGCCGAGATGGAACGACTGGCCGACCCGGCAAATTATGCAAATGAGCCCAGCGATAGTTGGAAGCGCGTTCGCATACAGAGCCGGAAAGCCGACGTGCTGGGCCGGCTGAAAGCAATTGCAGCCTGGCGTGAATGTGAAGCGCAGGACAAGAATTTACCGAGGGGTCGGCTCTTACGCGATGAGGCGTTGGCCGATATCGCATCGCATCCACCGAAAAATCAGAAGGCACTCGCCAAGATTCGTGGTTTGCCATCGAGCTGGGCTTCCAACGATATCGGCGCGCGCCTGATGCAGGTTGTTCAGCACGCCGAACCGTTGCCGGAAGATGAACTGCCGTCGCGGCGAAATCGTAAGCCCGGTCTTGGCAAGGAAGGGGCGTTGGTCGCAGATTTGCTTAAGCTGCTCTTGAAGATCAGATCGCGGGAAATCGGCGTGGCTTCGCGGTTGATTGCAAAGGCTGACGAGCTTGAGCAGCTGGCTGCTGGCGTGCGTGAAGACATACGATTGCTGGATGGATGGCGCTTTGAAGAATTCGGCCGTGACGCGTTAGACCTTGTCGAAGGCCGCGTTGCATTTGCCGTCCGCGACGGAAAATTGAAGGTAACGCATACGGAGGAAGAAGATGCGGAATAG
- the aspS gene encoding aspartate--tRNA ligase translates to MHTYRTHNCSELRSQDVGENVRLSGWVHRKRDHGDLVFVDLRDNFGITQIVTEVDGPAFATLERLRSESVITVTGKVVARSDDLINAKLNTGEIEIRAESVEVQSAAEELPMPVAGEADYPEDIRLKYRYLDLRRESMHKNILLRSEVISSIRKRMIDQNFTEFQTPILTASSPEGARDYLVPSRVHPGKFYALPQAPQMFKQLIMVAGFDRYFQIAPCFRDEDARADRSPGEFYQLDFEMSFVTQEDVFQAIEPVLRGVFEEFADWDGKGRTVDPEFVRIPFAEAMLKYGSDKPDLRNPLEIRDVSSHFEGSDFGLFANIVGSGGVVRAIPAPNTGDRGRRWFDGLNEWARGEGFAGLGYINRKEGAPSGPIAKNHGEEKTAKLLEELGLGEADSVFFAAGKENEAVRLAGGARTRLGEELGLIDENVFKFCWIVDFPMYEYDEELKKIDFSHNPFSMPQGEMDALEHKDPLEILAWQYDIVCNGVELSSGAIRNHRPDIMYKAFEIAGYSNEEVDENFSGMINAFKFGAPPHGGSAPGIDRIVMLIAGEPNLREVVLFPMNQKAEDLMMDAPSDVSQRQLRELSLRIVEPPKEG, encoded by the coding sequence ATGCACACATACCGCACCCATAATTGTTCCGAACTTCGTAGCCAGGATGTCGGCGAAAATGTCCGCCTGTCAGGCTGGGTCCATCGCAAGCGAGATCATGGCGATCTCGTCTTTGTCGACCTGCGCGATAATTTCGGTATCACCCAGATTGTCACCGAGGTAGATGGCCCGGCTTTTGCAACCCTTGAGCGTCTCCGCTCGGAATCAGTAATCACCGTAACCGGCAAGGTCGTCGCTCGGTCCGATGATTTGATCAATGCAAAGCTCAACACCGGCGAAATCGAGATCCGCGCCGAATCCGTCGAGGTTCAGTCCGCGGCGGAAGAACTGCCTATGCCGGTTGCCGGCGAAGCGGATTACCCGGAGGATATCCGTTTAAAATATCGCTATCTCGATCTGCGCCGGGAGAGCATGCACAAGAATATCCTGCTGCGCTCGGAAGTGATTTCTTCGATCCGCAAACGGATGATCGATCAGAATTTCACCGAGTTCCAGACTCCGATTCTCACCGCATCTTCTCCCGAAGGTGCACGCGACTATCTGGTTCCTAGCCGGGTGCATCCTGGGAAATTCTATGCGCTGCCCCAGGCACCGCAGATGTTCAAACAGCTGATCATGGTGGCGGGGTTCGATCGCTATTTCCAGATCGCGCCCTGCTTCCGCGACGAAGATGCGCGCGCCGATCGTTCGCCGGGTGAATTCTACCAGCTCGATTTCGAAATGAGCTTCGTCACCCAGGAAGATGTTTTCCAGGCGATCGAGCCTGTGCTGCGCGGCGTGTTCGAAGAATTTGCCGATTGGGACGGGAAGGGACGCACCGTCGATCCTGAATTTGTCCGCATTCCCTTTGCCGAAGCCATGCTCAAATATGGATCGGACAAGCCGGACCTGCGCAACCCGCTCGAAATCCGGGACGTCAGCAGCCATTTCGAAGGCTCAGATTTTGGCCTGTTCGCCAACATAGTCGGTTCAGGTGGCGTGGTTCGCGCCATTCCTGCACCGAATACCGGCGATCGCGGTCGCCGTTGGTTCGACGGGCTGAACGAATGGGCACGCGGCGAAGGGTTTGCCGGTCTCGGTTACATAAATCGCAAAGAGGGCGCTCCCTCAGGCCCGATCGCCAAGAATCATGGTGAAGAAAAGACCGCCAAGCTGCTCGAAGAACTCGGCCTGGGTGAAGCCGACAGCGTATTCTTCGCGGCCGGCAAGGAAAATGAAGCTGTTCGCCTCGCTGGCGGTGCGCGGACACGTTTGGGTGAAGAGCTTGGCCTGATCGACGAGAATGTCTTCAAATTCTGCTGGATCGTCGATTTCCCAATGTATGAATATGACGAGGAACTGAAGAAGATCGATTTCAGCCATAACCCATTCTCAATGCCGCAAGGCGAGATGGACGCACTGGAACACAAAGATCCGCTCGAAATCCTCGCCTGGCAATATGATATCGTCTGCAACGGCGTAGAGCTCTCATCCGGGGCCATTCGAAACCATCGCCCTGACATAATGTACAAGGCGTTCGAGATTGCCGGCTATTCCAACGAGGAAGTCGACGAGAATTTCTCGGGTATGATCAATGCGTTCAAGTTCGGCGCCCCACCGCATGGTGGCTCGGCACCGGGCATCGATCGTATCGTCATGCTCATTGCAGGCGAACCCAATCTGCGCGAAGTCGTGCTGTTCCCGATGAACCAGAAGGCCGAAGACCTGATGATGGACGCGCCGAGCGATGTCAGCCAGCGCCAGCTTCGCGAACTCAGCTTGCGTATCGTGGAGCCGCCGAAAGAGGGATGA
- a CDS encoding alpha/beta fold hydrolase, whose translation MSAPAEAYFGDGDNRLCYFEWGNPDGPVILLLHATGFHARCWDQVVTELPSDHRIIAVDHRGHGRSAKPEMIIDWSENARALGDLIEGLDLRDIVGAGHSMGGHCLVQLAGQMGDRFKRLVLIDPVIIEPSLYEGVPPLDELDPSENPVSRRRARWDSPEQMINRLRDHPSYSVWDPDVLEDYCRYGLLPRDDGDGFDLACPPFLEASIYTGSRSINPYPMVDQISVPVTILRAPRGERGAAVDFTRSPTWPGLADRFANGTDVFMPELTHFLPMQDPKRIARYIAGLSPDA comes from the coding sequence ATGAGCGCGCCAGCCGAGGCCTATTTCGGCGATGGAGACAATCGCCTCTGCTATTTCGAATGGGGCAACCCGGACGGACCGGTGATCTTGCTGCTCCACGCCACCGGCTTTCACGCGCGATGCTGGGACCAGGTGGTGACAGAGCTGCCATCCGATCACCGTATCATTGCAGTCGATCATCGCGGGCATGGGCGCAGCGCCAAGCCGGAAATGATTATCGATTGGAGCGAGAATGCGCGGGCACTTGGCGACCTGATCGAAGGGCTGGACTTGCGCGATATTGTGGGTGCCGGCCATTCGATGGGCGGACATTGCCTGGTCCAGTTGGCGGGACAAATGGGCGATCGCTTCAAACGCCTGGTGCTGATCGACCCCGTGATCATAGAGCCTTCGCTGTATGAAGGCGTGCCACCGCTTGACGAGCTGGATCCATCCGAAAATCCCGTATCACGGCGGCGAGCGCGTTGGGATTCGCCGGAACAGATGATCAACCGACTCAGGGATCATCCCTCCTATTCGGTATGGGATCCAGACGTTCTCGAAGATTATTGCCGCTATGGCTTGCTGCCGCGGGATGACGGGGACGGGTTTGACCTTGCTTGTCCGCCCTTTCTCGAGGCGTCCATCTATACCGGCTCGCGCTCAATCAATCCTTATCCAATGGTTGATCAGATCAGCGTGCCGGTGACAATATTACGGGCGCCACGCGGCGAACGGGGCGCTGCCGTCGATTTTACACGCTCGCCCACCTGGCCGGGGCTGGCCGATCGATTTGCCAATGGCACGGATGTTTTCATGCCGGAGCTCACGCATTTCTTGCCAATGCAGGATCCCAAGCGGATCGCGCGATATATTGCAGGGCTTTCGCCCGACGCATAA
- a CDS encoding polyphosphate kinase 2 family protein: protein MAIDLADFEAGAKYDGDYDDDLAELQERLGQIQAAYIANRKRAVIAVEGWDAAGKGGMIRRLTGRWDPRFFQVWPIGAPTKEAKARHFLWRFWNKLPGNKEINIFDRTWYGRVLVERVEGYCSEVEWRRGYDEINEFEAQQRDSGTPIIKLFLHVTQEEQDERFRKRLDNPWKRWKLTADDFRNREKREPYLEALRDMFARTDTRWAPWTVVDANNKKTARITALTHIAEQLSAHVSMEPPEADPEIMDLAASHLGTPGKD from the coding sequence ATGGCAATCGACCTTGCCGATTTTGAAGCCGGTGCGAAATATGACGGCGATTATGATGATGACCTAGCGGAGCTGCAGGAGCGGCTTGGCCAGATTCAGGCCGCCTATATCGCCAATCGCAAGCGCGCTGTTATCGCGGTAGAAGGCTGGGATGCGGCTGGCAAAGGCGGCATGATCCGTCGCCTGACAGGGCGCTGGGACCCGCGATTTTTCCAGGTCTGGCCGATTGGCGCACCGACGAAGGAAGCCAAGGCTCGGCACTTTCTATGGCGGTTCTGGAACAAATTGCCGGGAAACAAGGAAATCAATATCTTCGATCGCACCTGGTATGGCCGGGTGCTTGTCGAACGGGTCGAGGGCTATTGTTCGGAAGTCGAATGGCGCCGCGGCTATGATGAAATCAATGAATTTGAAGCCCAGCAGCGCGATAGCGGAACGCCGATTATCAAGCTTTTCCTGCATGTTACGCAGGAAGAACAGGACGAGCGCTTCCGCAAGCGGCTCGACAATCCCTGGAAGCGCTGGAAGCTGACCGCAGATGATTTCCGCAACCGCGAGAAGCGCGAACCCTATCTGGAGGCGCTGCGCGATATGTTTGCCCGGACGGACACGCGCTGGGCGCCCTGGACTGTGGTTGATGCCAACAACAAGAAAACGGCGCGGATCACTGCACTCACCCATATTGCCGAGCAACTCTCGGCGCATGTGTCGATGGAACCACCCGAAGCCGATCCGGAAATCATGGACTTGGCGGCGTCCCATTTGGGGACACCGGGCAAAGACTGA
- the greB gene encoding transcription elongation factor GreB gives MADRVNYITPAGYAALKAEYEMLFGTERPELVEVISWAAGNGDRSENGDYIYGRKKLREIDRRISFLSRRIKAAQIVDPSDQPDKSRVFFGATVQLVDEDDCERTVTLVGEDEADASAGRISWLSPMANALKRAAVGDSRTVRLPGGPKDYEILAITYPESVA, from the coding sequence ATGGCCGATCGGGTCAATTACATCACACCGGCAGGTTATGCGGCGTTGAAGGCCGAATATGAAATGCTGTTCGGGACGGAGCGGCCAGAGTTGGTCGAAGTGATTAGCTGGGCGGCGGGCAATGGCGATCGCAGCGAAAATGGCGACTATATCTATGGCCGCAAGAAGCTGCGCGAAATCGATCGCCGGATCAGCTTTCTGTCGCGCCGGATTAAGGCGGCGCAAATCGTTGACCCCTCGGATCAGCCGGACAAGAGCCGGGTTTTCTTCGGAGCGACGGTACAGCTAGTCGATGAAGATGATTGCGAGCGAACGGTAACGCTGGTCGGTGAGGATGAGGCGGATGCTTCGGCTGGCCGGATAAGCTGGCTGTCTCCGATGGCCAATGCTTTGAAGCGCGCTGCAGTTGGAGATAGCCGGACCGTTCGGCTACCTGGCGGGCCGAAGGATTATGAAATCCTCGCGATTACCTATCCTGAGAGTGTTGCCTAG
- a CDS encoding lytic transglycosylase domain-containing protein, translating into MASMLKKTVAFIAIGVAALSGSVAASAQNLTSEQRAWYASRLGVSGAGSVGSVPRSHPIGEAILRWNRLQQSDALPFNDYASFLVSHPDWPGETRMQRVAENQIPANGASPAALISFFQRYEPITASGSLRYAEALASMGRNDEANRYARQAWRLGSFNRSSASADEAVVLRRFAGALSAEDHDYRFDYLLWQDDTSGAARVLSLTSTSRRDAHSARLRLSTGAGAEAGGSAMGDPGYVAERAMWLRNNGRSIEARRLLANRPALQHRPTDAEEWYEVLLLNARAAANDRQWSTAYSIASKVDDAFDPGTDVSGEELGVRDDYTSLTWLAGTTALWHRSRPADAVGMFERYGRAARTPQTRSKGFYWAGRAAEAAGQRDRATALYEEAAAYYDYFYGQLATERLGRELRLPSAQRASIDPSVQREFMDREIVQAIRMLGELGAWNTQSTFLRGLTRQISTESEHQLSAMLSSQIGRQDLAVMTHRSARVNGFNAVAYGYPTVPMPRGAERFFTPVHAIARQESQFDPRAVSHAGARGLMQFMPGTAREVSRWIGRSYSRSGLTNDPQYSILLARAYYESLYERWSNHALAAASYNAGPGNANRWIRANGDPRLGSVDIVRWIEEIPIYETKNYVQRVMENAVMYDLLHPDRAFMPRNNAPLSRYLGKSTPG; encoded by the coding sequence ATGGCAAGCATGTTGAAGAAGACCGTTGCGTTTATAGCAATTGGCGTGGCCGCTTTGTCCGGCTCCGTAGCCGCCTCGGCACAGAATCTTACGTCCGAACAGCGGGCCTGGTATGCCAGCCGGCTTGGTGTTTCTGGCGCTGGCTCGGTAGGTTCGGTGCCACGCTCTCATCCGATTGGTGAAGCTATCCTCCGCTGGAACCGATTGCAGCAGAGCGACGCCCTGCCGTTTAATGATTATGCGAGCTTTCTCGTGTCGCATCCTGACTGGCCGGGTGAGACGCGGATGCAGCGCGTCGCCGAGAACCAGATTCCGGCTAACGGCGCGTCGCCAGCAGCGCTGATCAGCTTCTTCCAACGCTATGAGCCGATAACGGCCAGTGGTTCGTTGCGCTACGCCGAAGCGCTCGCTTCGATGGGACGCAATGATGAGGCAAATAGATATGCGCGCCAGGCTTGGCGGCTGGGTTCGTTCAATCGTAGCTCAGCGTCAGCTGACGAAGCCGTTGTTCTTCGGCGTTTTGCCGGTGCTCTATCAGCCGAAGATCATGACTATCGCTTCGATTATTTGCTGTGGCAGGATGACACATCGGGTGCTGCCCGCGTTTTATCGCTGACCTCTACGTCACGCCGTGATGCACATTCTGCGCGCCTTCGCCTCTCAACCGGTGCCGGTGCTGAAGCGGGTGGATCGGCGATGGGTGATCCCGGCTATGTCGCGGAACGGGCCATGTGGCTGCGCAATAATGGCCGCTCGATTGAAGCCAGGCGCTTGCTCGCCAATCGCCCTGCCCTGCAACATCGTCCAACCGATGCTGAGGAATGGTATGAAGTGCTACTCCTTAATGCGCGCGCCGCCGCCAATGACCGGCAATGGTCAACAGCCTATTCGATTGCCAGCAAAGTAGACGATGCATTCGATCCCGGCACTGATGTCAGCGGCGAAGAGTTAGGCGTTCGAGACGATTATACGAGCTTGACCTGGCTCGCTGGAACAACCGCTTTATGGCACCGCAGCCGACCTGCCGACGCGGTTGGCATGTTCGAACGCTATGGCCGCGCCGCGCGAACGCCCCAAACACGATCAAAAGGCTTTTACTGGGCCGGGCGGGCTGCTGAGGCCGCTGGCCAACGGGATCGCGCTACGGCTCTCTATGAGGAAGCAGCTGCCTATTATGACTATTTCTATGGTCAGCTAGCCACCGAGCGGCTGGGTCGTGAGCTTCGCCTGCCAAGTGCACAACGCGCATCCATTGATCCGTCCGTCCAGCGTGAATTTATGGACCGAGAAATCGTTCAGGCAATTCGCATGCTCGGCGAATTGGGCGCGTGGAACACGCAATCGACCTTCCTGCGTGGTCTTACCCGCCAGATCAGCACCGAATCCGAGCATCAGCTGTCCGCGATGTTGTCAAGCCAGATTGGCCGGCAGGACCTTGCTGTGATGACCCATCGGAGCGCCCGGGTGAACGGGTTTAACGCCGTTGCCTATGGATATCCGACCGTCCCGATGCCGCGCGGGGCCGAGCGTTTCTTTACGCCGGTTCACGCAATCGCGCGCCAGGAAAGTCAGTTTGATCCGCGCGCAGTAAGCCATGCGGGCGCCCGCGGCCTGATGCAGTTTATGCCGGGCACGGCGCGTGAAGTTTCGCGTTGGATTGGGCGCAGCTATAGCCGCTCCGGCCTGACCAATGATCCGCAATATTCGATCCTGTTGGCGCGAGCCTATTATGAAAGCCTTTATGAGCGGTGGAGCAATCATGCGCTTGCCGCTGCGAGCTATAACGCTGGGCCAGGCAATGCGAACCGCTGGATCCGCGCCAATGGCGATCCGCGCCTCGGGAGCGTCGATATTGTGCGCTGGATCGAAGAAATTCCGATCTACGAGACGAAGAATTACGTCCAGCGCGTGATGGAGAATGCGGTGATGTACGATCTGCTGCATCCTGATCGCGCTTTTATGCCGCGCAACAATGCGCCGCTGTCTCGCTATCTGGGCAAATCCACGCCGGGCTAA
- the dapA gene encoding 4-hydroxy-tetrahydrodipicolinate synthase has product MFSGSIPALVTPFRDGSFDEATYRSFIDWQIAEGSSALVPCGTTGEAATLSFEEHFEVVGACVDQASGRVPVIAGCGSNDTQIAIKNMHKAQELGVTAGLVVPPYYNKPNQEGIYRHFEAIISACDLPILLYNVPSRTASDISVDTMARLRKFPSIVGAKDATADMDRVSAQRAACGADFCQLSGNDYLTLGYLAMGGTGCISVTANVAPRLCAEFQAAWSRGDADEALKINDTLHPLHGAMFADASPGPAKYALTKIRSGFPGELRLPMTWPSESAQAAVDSALTHAGLLED; this is encoded by the coding sequence ATGTTCAGCGGGTCGATTCCGGCTCTGGTGACGCCCTTTCGCGACGGATCGTTTGATGAAGCCACCTATCGGAGCTTTATTGACTGGCAAATTGCGGAAGGCAGCAGCGCCCTTGTCCCGTGTGGAACCACCGGAGAGGCGGCCACGTTATCTTTCGAAGAGCATTTCGAGGTGGTTGGTGCCTGTGTCGATCAGGCTTCAGGACGCGTACCGGTCATTGCCGGTTGCGGTTCGAATGACACACAGATTGCGATCAAGAATATGCACAAGGCCCAGGAACTCGGCGTCACTGCTGGGTTGGTTGTGCCGCCCTATTACAACAAGCCGAACCAGGAAGGCATCTACCGGCATTTTGAAGCGATCATTTCGGCCTGCGACTTGCCGATCCTGCTTTATAATGTTCCGAGCCGAACAGCCTCCGATATCTCGGTCGACACGATGGCGCGCTTGCGCAAATTTCCCTCGATAGTCGGGGCCAAGGATGCGACTGCCGATATGGACCGGGTAAGTGCCCAGCGCGCTGCGTGCGGCGCAGATTTCTGTCAGCTATCGGGCAACGATTATCTTACACTGGGATATCTCGCGATGGGTGGCACCGGGTGTATTTCGGTCACCGCGAATGTCGCTCCGCGTCTCTGTGCCGAGTTTCAAGCCGCATGGTCGCGCGGAGATGCTGACGAAGCGCTCAAGATAAATGATACGCTCCATCCGTTACACGGTGCGATGTTTGCTGACGCATCTCCAGGACCAGCGAAATACGCCCTGACCAAGATCCGGTCAGGCTTTCCTGGGGAGTTGCGGCTGCCGATGACATGGCCCTCGGAATCCGCGCAAGCGGCAGTTGATTCAGCGCTCACTCATGCAGGCCTGTTAGAGGACTAA
- the smpB gene encoding SsrA-binding protein SmpB: protein MARPQPNTFDKVKTVAENRRARFDYAIDEKFEAGIALTGTEVKSLRFGEGAIAESYADLMDGEVWLINANIPEFSHGNRFNHEAKRPRKLLLHAHEINKVRGAVERKGMTLVPLSIYFNSRGKAKVELALAKGKKQHDKRATEKARDWKREQGRLLRDRG from the coding sequence ATGGCCCGCCCGCAACCCAATACGTTCGACAAGGTTAAGACCGTCGCCGAAAACCGGCGCGCGCGTTTTGATTATGCTATTGACGAGAAGTTCGAAGCCGGAATCGCCTTGACCGGCACCGAGGTTAAGTCGCTCCGCTTTGGCGAAGGCGCCATTGCCGAAAGCTATGCCGATTTGATGGATGGAGAAGTCTGGCTGATCAATGCGAATATTCCCGAATTCAGCCACGGTAATCGCTTCAATCACGAAGCCAAGCGACCGCGCAAGCTGTTGCTGCATGCGCATGAGATCAACAAGGTGCGCGGTGCCGTGGAGCGCAAGGGCATGACACTTGTGCCGCTATCCATCTATTTTAACTCCCGCGGCAAGGCGAAAGTCGAGCTGGCACTCGCTAAGGGCAAAAAGCAACATGACAAGCGCGCAACTGAAAAAGCGCGCGACTGGAAAAGGGAACAGGGCCGCCTGCTGCGTGACCGTGGCTAG
- a CDS encoding DUF2062 domain-containing protein — protein sequence MMRWIRKHSPSRDELVKNRFIKPFAGRVMHSYLWKFNRRSVPRGAALGMIVGIIVMIPGFQIIASALLALPFRANIPVAAATTFTSNPLTTPFILIGAVFVGNGVFGLEADPGHFQTLVDRQAGITEWLAWFATDAAPALLGGLMVMAVVSAAIAYLLADWFWRYRVSRKWKKRRLAMADQDDSGE from the coding sequence ATGATGCGGTGGATCCGCAAACATTCGCCAAGCCGGGACGAGCTTGTGAAGAATCGCTTCATCAAGCCGTTCGCCGGACGGGTGATGCATAGCTATCTGTGGAAGTTTAACCGGCGATCTGTTCCGCGGGGCGCGGCATTGGGGATGATTGTTGGTATCATTGTCATGATTCCCGGATTCCAGATTATCGCATCTGCGCTTCTCGCACTGCCATTTCGCGCCAACATCCCGGTTGCAGCCGCTACAACTTTCACCAGCAACCCATTGACGACGCCCTTTATTCTGATCGGTGCCGTGTTTGTCGGCAACGGTGTGTTCGGCCTTGAGGCTGATCCCGGGCATTTCCAGACGCTCGTCGACAGACAGGCAGGCATTACTGAATGGCTCGCCTGGTTTGCCACAGATGCAGCGCCTGCACTCCTTGGCGGGCTCATGGTAATGGCGGTAGTAAGTGCAGCGATTGCCTATCTGTTGGCCGATTGGTTCTGGCGCTATCGCGTATCGCGCAAGTGGAAGAAGCGTCGGTTGGCAATGGCCGACCAGGATGACAGCGGAGAATAA